A genomic window from Glycine soja cultivar W05 chromosome 10, ASM419377v2, whole genome shotgun sequence includes:
- the LOC114370070 gene encoding RHOMBOID-like protein 2, whose translation MARRDLESGGGVTKNNRSAEENYSAPESSHVYDSETHWTSWLVPMFVVANIAVFVITMYINNCPRNNLRFQGRCVARFLGRFSFQPMQENPLLGPSSSTLTKMGALRWDNVVNRHQGWRLVTCIWLHAGVIHLLANMLSLVFIGIRLEQQFGFIKIGIIYLVSGFGGSVLSSLFIRDHISVGASGALFGLLGAMLSELITNWTIYSNKAMALITLLVIIVINLGIGILPHVDNFAHIGGFLVGLLLGFILLPRPQFGWLEQRRLPAGVQMKSKYKTHQYVLGVVSLILLIAGLSTALVMLFRGEKGYDHCHWCRYLTCVPTSKWECSNDS comes from the exons ATGGCAAGAAGAGATCTTGAAAGTGGCGGTGGAGTAACCAAGAACAACAGAAGTGCAGAGGAAAACTACTCTGCGCCCGAATCTTCCCATGTTTATGATTCTGAGACCCATTGGACATCATGGCTCGTGCCCATGTTTGTGGTTGCTAATATTGCTGTCTTTGTTATTACCATGTACATCAACAATTGTCCCAGGAACAACCTTCGTTTCCAAGGTCGCTGCGTGGCAAGGTTTCTTGGAAGGTTCTCTTTTCAGCCTATGCAGGAGAATCCCTTGCTTGGTCCTTCTTCTTCAAC ATTGACCAAGATGGGAGCTCTTCGATGGGATAATGTTGTGAATAGACATCAGGGATGGAGACTTGTCACTTGCATTTGGTTACATGCTGGGGTTATTCATTTGCTGGCTAATATGTTGAGTCTGGTCTTCATTGGCATTCGCCTTGAACAACAATTCGGGTTTA TTAAGATTGGAATCATATACTTGGTGTCTGGGTTTGGTGGAAGTGTACTGTCGTCTCTATTTATCAGAGACCACATCTCTGTGGGTGCTTCTGGTGCCCTTTTTGGACTTCTTGGCGCAATGCTGTCTGAACTTATCACAAACTGGACTATATATTCCAATAAA GCAATGGCTTTAATAACCCTTCTAGTGATCATTGTAATCAACCTTGGCATTGGCATTTTGCCACACGTAGATAATTTTGCTCACATCGGAGGATTCCTGGTGGGATTACTCCTTGGCTTTATTTTGCTGCCACGTCCTCAGTTCGGTTGGTTAGAGCAGCGACGTCTTCCTGCCGGTGTTCAGATGAAGTCAAAGTACAAGACTCACCAATATGTTCTAGGGGTTGTGTCTCTTATTCTGTTGATTGCAGG GTTATCGACTGCATTGGTGATGCTATTTCGGGGTGAGAAAGGGTATGACCACTGCCATTGGTGTCGCTACTTAACATGTGTCCCTACTTCTAAATGGGAATGCAGCAATGACAGTTAA